A genomic stretch from Lathyrus oleraceus cultivar Zhongwan6 chromosome 2, CAAS_Psat_ZW6_1.0, whole genome shotgun sequence includes:
- the LOC127120454 gene encoding probable prolyl 4-hydroxylase 9 translates to MKFKAVKLNWRWKTKKFGLRSVFLLCIFFFLAGYSGSRFFHRSQEDEYDVRARLLEKSTEEEVEHRLLQGGESGDDFITSIPFQILSWSPRILYFPNFANAKQCENIVEMAKVGLTPSQLLLREGETEESTKEIRTSSGIFINATQDKTGLLEVFEEKIARVTKLPRTHGEAFNIIRYKIGQKYDSHYDALKPSQYGPGDYQRVASFLLYLTDVQEGGETMFPFENGLNMNGSYRYKDCIGLKVKPRKGDGILFYSLYPNGTIDPTSLHGSCPVIKGEKWVATKWIWNQIVVYDD, encoded by the exons ATGAAATTCAAAGCGGTTAAATTAAATTGGAGATGGAAAACGAAGAAGTTCGGGTTACGTTCTGTTTTCCTCTTATGTATCTTCTTCTTCCTCGCTGGATACTCTGGTTCTAGATTCTTCCATCGCTCTCAG GAAGATGAATATGACGTGAGAGCAAGATTGCTGGAAAAGTCGACGGAGGAGGAGGTGGAGCACCGTTTGTTGCAAGGTGGAGAGTCCGGTGATGATTTCATTACTTCTATTCCTTTTCAG ATTTTGAGTTGGAGCCCTCGTATTCTATATTTTCCTAATTTTGCAAATGCCAAACAATGTGAAAACATAGTTGAGATGGCAAAGGTAGGGCTTACACCATCACAATTGTTGTTACGCGAGGGAGAAACGGAGGAGAGTACGAAGGAAATCAGAACAAG CTCTGGTATATTTATCAACGCTACTCAGGACAAAACAGGTCTTTTGGAAGTCTTTGAGGAGAAAATAGCCAGAGTAACAAAACTTCCCAGGACTCATGGAGAG GCATTTAATATCATCCGCTATAAGATCGGACAAAAATATGATTCTCACTATGATGCACTCAAGCCCAGTCAATATGGCCCAGGAGATTACCAAAGG GTAGCTTCGTTTTTGTTGTATTTAACAGATGTCCAAGAAGGTGGGGAGACCATGTTTCCATTTGAG AATGGGTTGAACATGAACGGTAGCTACCGTTATAAGGATTGTATTGGTTTGAAAGTAAAGCCACGAAAAGGAGATGGAATTCTATTTTATTCCTTGTACCCTAATGGTACAATTGATCCG ACCTCGCTCCATGGGAGCTGCCCCGTAATTAAAGGAGAGAAGTGGGTAGCTACAAAATGGATATGGAATCAAATAGTTGTCTACGATGATTAA
- the LOC127120456 gene encoding probable prolyl 4-hydroxylase 9 isoform X2, which translates to MKGVSIKENWRRRTNKFELPSLLLLCIFFFLAGFYGSRFFHHSQEDEYGLRAKLLHAGESGDNFITSIPFQMLSWNPRILYFPNFASAKQCNSIIETARAEGLTRSTVATVSGISDIRTSYGASISASEDKTGVLDLIEEKIARATKLPRNHGEVASFLVYLTDVSEGGETNFPYENGLNMDLGYHFTDCIGLKIKPRKGDAILFYSLFPNGTMDRTSLHGSCPVIKGEKWVATKWIRNQLHYDD; encoded by the exons ATGAAAGGAGTATCGATTAAAGAAAATTGGAGGAGGAGAACGAACAAGTTCGAGTTACCTTCTCTATTACTCTTATGCATCTTCTTCTTTCTCGCTGGATTCTATGGTTCCAGATTCTTCCATCACTCTCAG GAAGATGAATATGGCCTAAGAGCGAAATTGTTGCATGCCGGAGAGTCCGGTGATAATTTCATTACTTCCATTCCTTTTCAG ATGTTGAGTTGGAACCCTCGCATTCTATATTTTCCCAATTTCGCAAGTGCGAAACAGTGTAATAGCATAATTGAGACAGCAAGGGCAGAAGGGCTTACACGATCAACAGTGGCAACAGTGTCGGGTATAAGTGATATCAGAACAAG CTATGGTGCATCAATTAGTGCTTCTGAGGACAAAACAGGTGTTTTAGATCTCATTGAAGAGAAAATAGCAAGAGCAACAAAACTTCCTAGGAATCATGGAGAG GTAGCTTCATTTTTGGTGTATTTAACAGATGTCTCAGAAGGTGGGGAGACAAACTTTCCGTATGAG AATGGGTTGAACATGGACCTTGGCTATCATTTTACGGATTGTATTGGTTTGAAAATAAAGCCACGAAAAGGAGATGCGATTCTATTTTATTCTTTGTTCCCTAATGGCACAATGGATCGG ACATCACTCCATGGGAGCTGCCCTGTAATTAAAGGGGAGAAGTGGGTAGCTACAAAGTGGATACGGAATCAATTACATTACGATGATTAA
- the LOC127120456 gene encoding probable prolyl 4-hydroxylase 9 isoform X1 yields the protein MKGVSIKENWRRRTNKFELPSLLLLCIFFFLAGFYGSRFFHHSQEDEYGLRAKLLHAGESGDNFITSIPFQMLSWNPRILYFPNFASAKQCNSIIETARAEGLTRSTVATVSGISDIRTSYGASISASEDKTGVLDLIEEKIARATKLPRNHGEIFNIIRYKVGQKYNPHYDSYYSAKDDPQESRRVASFLVYLTDVSEGGETNFPYENGLNMDLGYHFTDCIGLKIKPRKGDAILFYSLFPNGTMDRTSLHGSCPVIKGEKWVATKWIRNQLHYDD from the exons ATGAAAGGAGTATCGATTAAAGAAAATTGGAGGAGGAGAACGAACAAGTTCGAGTTACCTTCTCTATTACTCTTATGCATCTTCTTCTTTCTCGCTGGATTCTATGGTTCCAGATTCTTCCATCACTCTCAG GAAGATGAATATGGCCTAAGAGCGAAATTGTTGCATGCCGGAGAGTCCGGTGATAATTTCATTACTTCCATTCCTTTTCAG ATGTTGAGTTGGAACCCTCGCATTCTATATTTTCCCAATTTCGCAAGTGCGAAACAGTGTAATAGCATAATTGAGACAGCAAGGGCAGAAGGGCTTACACGATCAACAGTGGCAACAGTGTCGGGTATAAGTGATATCAGAACAAG CTATGGTGCATCAATTAGTGCTTCTGAGGACAAAACAGGTGTTTTAGATCTCATTGAAGAGAAAATAGCAAGAGCAACAAAACTTCCTAGGAATCATGGAGAG ATATTTAATATTATCCGCTATAAGGTCGGACAAAAATATAATCCTCATTATGACTCGTACTATAGTGCTAAGGATGATCCACAAGAGAGTCGAAGG GTAGCTTCATTTTTGGTGTATTTAACAGATGTCTCAGAAGGTGGGGAGACAAACTTTCCGTATGAG AATGGGTTGAACATGGACCTTGGCTATCATTTTACGGATTGTATTGGTTTGAAAATAAAGCCACGAAAAGGAGATGCGATTCTATTTTATTCTTTGTTCCCTAATGGCACAATGGATCGG ACATCACTCCATGGGAGCTGCCCTGTAATTAAAGGGGAGAAGTGGGTAGCTACAAAGTGGATACGGAATCAATTACATTACGATGATTAA